Proteins co-encoded in one Candidatus Dormiibacterota bacterium genomic window:
- a CDS encoding DUF2283 domain-containing protein, with the protein MAKTWCDLMIMHGKLQSERPDLNGKPYTLDFDRDFLHLTMVSRPVAFSDYFPVPRVPNEYIIIDFDKDGRVVGFAFEGILTRWSEQSLKNRIRFALTRMGMNAKSVSFASRIVSEAAKQFISSAVPKTDQNGRLPAYSY; encoded by the coding sequence ATGGCAAAAACCTGGTGTGATCTTATGATAATGCATGGGAAGCTACAAAGCGAAAGACCGGATCTGAACGGTAAGCCGTATACGCTCGACTTTGACCGCGACTTTTTACATCTTACGATGGTGTCGCGCCCCGTAGCCTTTTCGGATTACTTTCCGGTTCCCAGGGTGCCGAATGAATACATTATCATTGACTTTGACAAAGATGGTCGAGTTGTTGGTTTTGCTTTCGAAGGAATCTTGACCCGCTGGTCTGAGCAGTCCCTCAAGAACCGCATCAGGTTCGCCTTGACACGTATGGGGATGAACGCGAAGAGCGTATCCTTTGCTTCGAGAATTGTCTCGGAAGCAGCAAAGCAGTTTATAAGCAGCGCAGTTCCAAAGACGGACCAGAACGGGCGGCTTCCAGCATACAGCTACTAG